Below is a genomic region from Besnoitia besnoiti strain Bb-Ger1 apicoplast, complete sequence, whole genome shotgun sequence.
CCTAGGTACTTTAAGACGAAGAAGGACGTAAATTATATACGAAAAACTTATTTAGAGCTGATTTTATGCAAACTTTAAAATAAGATTTCCGAATGGGGAAACCTATTAATATTTTTTAAATTAAAAAAGATTTACTTGAGGAACTGAATCATCTTAGTACTCAAAGGAAAAGAAAATAACAATTATTCCCTTAGTAGTGGCGAACGAGTAGGGATAAAAAACGTTGTACGTTTAGTTTAAAAAAATAAAGTAAATATAAACAACTAGTTTATATTGAAGAAACAAGAACTTCCTTGTAAAACTAAATACTTTAAAGTAACCAATAGTGAACTAGTACCGTGAGGGAAAGGTGAAAAGAACCCCGGGAGGGGAGTGAAAAGAGACTGAAATTTTAATCCTAAAAACAATAGAAGGGTAATTGAACCTAACTATTTGCCTGTTGAAGAAGGAACCGATAAGTTTTGGTTTTTAAGCAAAAGGCTAAAAGAAAACTTGAAGCCATAGTGAAAACGAGTTATTACATCCGTAATAGCGTTTGTATATTACCAAAAACCCGAATCCAATTGATTTAACCTTGTTCAGAATGAAATATAAATAACTTTATATGGAAGTTCGAACTGATTAATATTGCAAAATTATCAGAAGAAATGAGGTTAGTGGTGAAATGCTATTCGAATTTGGAGCTAGCTGGTTCTCCCCGAAATGTATTGAGGCGCAGCTATTATAATGTATTATATATAAAGGGTAAAGCACTGTTTTTGAAATTACTATAAACTAATAATATTTTTATATTAAAATTATAATAAGTGAGACTTTTAGGGATAATCTTATAAGTCAAAAGGGAAACAACCCAGACCATTAACTAAGATAAGAATATAACGAAAGTTTGAAAGGAAGTAGAGTTGTTACGTATACAACCAGAAGGTTAGCTTAGAAGCAGTTTTCCTTTAAAAAGTGCGTAAAAGCTTACTGGTAAAGTAATTCTGCACCTACAATGAATAACAAAATATTTTTTTATCGAAGTAATGGGATCTATATATAATAGATCGGTAGGGGAGCGTTCTACAATAAAATAAAGCAAAGTTATTAAATTTTGTGAATAAAGTAGAAGTGAGAATGTCGGTTTAAGTAACGTTAAATATTAAGAAGAATCTAATACCTCAAAAACTCAAAAGGTTCCTATGGAAGGGCATACCGCATAGGGTTAGTCGGGGCCTAAGGCAAGAAATTTATTGTAATTGATGGGAATCAAGTTAATATTCTTGAACCATATTTATATTACTGCTATACAAGTAGTGACCAAAATTTAAGTTTTAAGCAATATAATAAATGATTTTTTGCTTAATAATAAAGATTTTTGCTAGAAAAATGATACTGTATAATTATAAATATGCCCGTACTGAAACTGACACAAGTGAGTAAGTATTATAATGTACTAAGAGGACGAAACAATTTTCTTTAAGGAACTCGGCAAAACAATCCTGTAACTTAGGGATAAAGGATGCCTAAAAGGCTGCAATTAAAAAGTTCAAGCGACTGTTTATCAAAAACACAGGTATCCGCAAAGTGTAATTACGAAGTAAGGGTACTGACACCTGCCCAGTGCTAGTAAGTTAAAAAAAATTTTTATGTACTACAAATAATTTTTTTATAAGCTCTAGTAAACGGCGGCTGTAACTATAACGGTCCTAAGGTAGCGAAATTCATTGTCGGGTAAGTTCCGACCCGCACGAAAGGTGTAACGACTTGAACACTGTCTTTAAGAAAATTTCGGTGAAATAGAAATGTTTGTAAAGATACAGACTTTTTACATCAGGACAGAAAGACCCTATGAAGCTTTACTGCAATTTGATATTGAAATTAAATTTTATTTAAATAGTGTAAGTGGGAAGTTAGTTATTACTATCAATGAAACACCACTTTTATAAACTTTAATTTCTAACTATAATTTTTTTATCATATTATATAAAAATTTCAAAAAGGTAGTTTGACTGGGGCGGTTGCCTCCTAAAGAGTAACGGAGGTGCACAAAGGTCTTTTATTTTAATAATAATAAAATATTAAAATTAATAAATGTAAAGGTTGAATATTAAAAAGGCTTGATTGTGAGAGTAACTACTTAAACAAGGACGAAAGTCGGTCTTAATGATCCGGCAAATCTAAGTGGTAGGGTTGCCGCTTAACGGATAAAAGTTACTCTAGGGATAACAGGCTGATCTCTCCCGATAGTCCATATTGACGGGGAGGTTTGGCACCTCGATGTCGGCTCGTCGCATCCTGAGGCTGTAGCAGGTCTCAAGGGTTGGTCTGTTCGCCCATTAAAGCGGCACGTGAGCTGGGTTCAGAACGTCGTGAGACAGTTCGGTCCGTATCCGATGTAAACGTAAGAATATTGTAAAGTATTTCCTTTAGTACGAGAGGACCAAGGAAATTAAACCTATAGTAGTTCAGTTATTTTATCAAAAGTATTTTACTGAATAGCTAAGTTTAATAAAAATAACTACTGAAAGCATATAAGTAGGAAAAAACTTTAAGATTAATATTCTATTCATATAAATGAGTAAGAATTTAAATAGAACATTTATTAAAAAGAAAAATTGTGTAAGAATAGTAATATTTTTAGCAAATTTTTGCTAATAATTCGAGGATAAATTTTTTTTGCTGATGTAGCTCAACGGTAGAGCCGCTGATTTGTAATCAGGAGGTTATGGGTTCGAATCCCTTTATCAGTTGATTTTTTTTTTTTAAATATAATAAAATTTTGATGAAAATGGAAAAAACTTTTAAAGCAAAACTTAAAAAATTACAATATTTTAAGCTTACTTTTTTACCTGGTTTTTGTACTAAACTATTAAAAAAAGAATTAGTGTTTACGAAAAAAGGAAAATTGTCTGCTTTTTTAACTAAATTACTAGAAAAACAAAAATTAAAGTATAATTATGGGCTTAAAGAAAATCAAATTAAAAAATATTTTAAATATATTAAATTATTAATATTAAATAATTAATGAAACTATATAAATATTTATACAATAAATATACTAATAATGAAAATACATTTAATACAATAAGATTAATAGGAGGTTTAAATATTAATATAACTAATAAATTAATTTTTAAACAAGATAATTTTATTTTTTTATATGTATTTAGATTAAATGCTTTACTTACTTTAAATAAGTTTAAACAACCAGATTGGTGTTTTTATGAATTACCTGAGTTTGCTTTTGATGATATTTCTTATTATTCAATTCTTTTAAATACTTCTGTTGATCGACATAAATTAATTTTATCTGATTTAGGGTTAGATTTTAAATTTTCAGAAAATTTAATTTTAGATGTAATTTTTGATAGTGTATCATTATTAAATTTTACTACTTTCTTTTTAATTAAAATGGGATTATTTTTTCTATCCTTTTTTCAAAGTATATTATTTTATTCTTATTTAATTTTTTCATATTTAGGGTCTATTGTTAATAATAATGATAATTTTTTTTCAACTATAAATTCTATTATATTTAATGAAGGGTCTTTTTGTTATATAATGAAAGATTTAAAATCTAATATACATTTAACAACTTATTTTAGAACTCATTCTGAAAATTTTGCTCAATTTGAAAGAACATTAATAATTTTATCGGAAAATTCTAATTTAATTTATTTTGAAGGTTGTTCTGCTCCTATGTTTTTAGAATCTCAATTACATATTGCTGTAGTTGAATTATTTTTAAAAACAAAAGCTAAATTAAAATATTCTACAATTCAAAATTGATATAGAGGAAATCAGTTAGGAGAAGGAGGATTATATAATTTTACAACTAAACGAGGGTTTTGTATGGATAAAAGTTTTTTAAATTGGGTACAGATTGAAATGGGATCAATAATAACTTGAAAATATCCTTCTACATATTTAATAGGAAAAAAATCATTTAGTAATTTTTTTTCTTTAGCAATGCTTTCTGATTGTCAAGTGTCTGATACTGGTACTAAAATGTTACATATTGGAAATAATACAAAAAGTTTTATTTTATCTAAAAGTCTTTCTTTTAATTCTTCTTTTTATATTTATAGAGGGTTGGTTTCAATTTTTAAAACAGCTTTTAATAGTTATAATTATACAGAATGTAATTCTTTATTAATAGGATTAAACGCATTTACAGTAACAATTCCTTATATTGTTATTAATAATCCTTTAGTTTATATTAATCAAGAAGCTACAATATCTAAATTAGAATTAAATTTTTTATTTTTTTTATTACATAGAGGGTTAAATTTAAAATCTACTTTAATGATTTTAATTTATGGCTATTGTTATAATATATGCTCTAAAGTTCCTTTTGAATTAGAATTAGAAGTTCCTTTATTAATTGTATCAAGAGCACAAAAATTATTTTATTAATTTATTTAATTAAATAAAGTTTTTTAAAATATGGCTTTTAAAATAAAAACTTTTTTTTCAATTAAATCACATAAAGTTTTTTATACTGATTTTTATTTTTTTTTAAAAAAAAAATTAATTGTATTAATAAAAAATATTTTTCCAGAATATTTTAATTTTAATTATAAATATAAAAATTGAAATTTAATTTGTCTTACTGACTTATTATATTTTAAAGTTAATAATACACAATTTTTAGATAATATTCAATATATTAACTCATTAATAAAAATTTTTTTACCATTAAAATTTCAAAATTTAAAAACAAATAAAACTTTTATTAAAAATTTATTAATTTTTGAATTACCTAAATATAATTCATCTAATTTTTGTTATTTAAATGGATTAAAAAAAATATTTATTTCAAAATATTTTACATCAAATGGTGTATTTTTTTTTAAACATTTAAAAAGAAAATATAATATTTATTATGCAAAATTATTTTTAACTAATACAATTTTTTTTAATATTGTTTTAGATTTAAAATTAAAACAACTTTATATATCTATTAAAAATTTAAAATTTAATTTTATTTTACTTTTATATTATTTAGGAATTACAAATATAGATATTTTAAAATATTCTAGGTATAAAAATTCAAAAATTTTAAAATTATTAATTTTTACAGCATTACAAACTAATTTAAATTATAAGAAAAAATTTTTATTAAAAAATTTAAATTATTTAAAATATATTTTTAAAACTACACATTTAAATAAAAATTATAAAAATTTTATAATTGATAAAAATAAATTAAATTATAATTATGGAAATTTTAATAAAAATAATTTTCTAACACTTGATTTAATATTTATTTTAGATTTATTATTAGATTTACATGCTAAAAAATTATGTTTTAAAAATTTAGATCATTTAGATAATAAACATATTAATACAATAGGTAATTATTTTCAGCATAATTTTAAATTTTATTTAAATAAATTTAAAACAATTTTACCAAATTTAATAAAATTAAGTAAATTAAAAAAATTTTCTTTATTAAAAGTATATAATTTTAAAGAATTATTAATTCTTAATCCATTAGTACAATATATAGAACAAATTAATAGTTTTTCTGAATTAATGCATAAATATAAATTAAATAATTATAATTCTTTTTCAAAAGGAATATTAAATTTAAGAGAAATTTGTTTAAATCAAATAGGAAAATTATGTTTAATAGACACTACAGAAGGAATTAATTGTGGTTTAATAGTAAGTTTCAGTAAACATATTAGAATCTATAAAAAAGGTATTTTACAAGTTTATTATAGCCTCATATTTAAACATAAAACTAAAGAATTTATAAATTTTAAAACATCTTTAGATCAAGAATTATATTTAGTTCAATTTACTAACATCACTTTAAGAAAAAATAAATTATTTAATGAAAACGTACAATTAGTATATAATAAAAATAATTTTAGAATAAAATTTTTCTCAAATAAAAAAAGTATTTTATTAAAAGTTACAGATTTATTTTCATTTACAGAAAATTTAATACCTTTTATTAAATACAATGATCCTGCAAGGTGTTTAATGGGAGCTAAAATGCAAGTTCAATCTGTTCCTTTATTAAATAAAAAAAAATCACTTGTTGTTACAGGTTATGAAAAAGAATTAATAACTAAATCAGACACTACTATTAAAGCTTTACAAGAAGGAATAGTTTTAAATGCATCTTCTATAAAAATACAGATTAAAGATTTATTTAATAGAGAAATAATTTATTATCTATCAAAATATAAAAAAAGTAATCAACATACATTAATTCATCAAAAACCTTTAGTATGGAATGGTGAAAGAGTTTTTCTTAATCAATTATTAACACAACATCAAGATATTGTTGATTCAGAATTTGCAATAGGAAATAATGTATTAATTTATTATGGTAATTTTTGTGGGTATGATTTTGAAGATGCTATAATTGTTAGTAAAAAAGTTTTATATCAACAAATGTTTAGTTCTCTTCATATAGATATTTATGAATTTAATTTTTGTTATAATAATGAACATGATATTGAATTTAGTACATTAGAAATTCCTAAACAAAGTTACTATATCAAAAAAAATTTAGATTCTTTAGGAATTATAAAAGAAGGTGAGAAAATTTTAACTGGTAGTGTTTTATTAACAAAAATAAAAGTAACAAAACCTACTTCTACATATAAACCTATACTTAAACTTATATATTCTATTTTTGGTAAAACTATTAGAAATATTAAAGATAATTCTTTATATATTCAAACTGGAAAAAATGGTAGAGTAAGTAAGATTGAATTTTTTTTAACAAATATAAATTCATACTCTAATAAATATAAAAATCATAATAATAGTTATTTAAAATGTAGAATATTTATTTGTAAACAAAGATTTTTAACAGTAGGAGATAAATTATGTGGAAGATATGGAAATAAAGGTATTCTATCGTATATTGCAGAAAATACTGATTTACCTTTTTTACAAAATTCTTTATATCCAGATATTATTGTTGGAGCTTTAGGTATTCCATCACGTATGAATTTAGGGCAATTATTTGAAGCTTTAATAGGTAAAATTAGTTTTTCTTATAACATTAGAATTTTACCTTCTTTTACTGGTTCTTCTAATTCTTATTTTAATTATCTAAAATTATTAATATATAATTTTTTAATGTTTAGTAGTTTTAAAAAAGGATCTAATTGACTTTATAATTTTTCTCTTCCAGGTAAATTTTGTATAAGAGATGGACGTACTGGAACAAAGTTAAAATCTTCAGTTCTTTGTGGTGTTTCTAGATATTCAAAATTGATACATATGGTTAAAGATAAATTACATTTTAGAACTACAGGACCTTATACAGAAATTTTACAACAACCTTTAAAAGGTAAAAGAAATCTAGGAGGACAAAGATTTGGAGAAATGGAAATTTGGGCTTTAGAAGCTTTTGGAGCTGCTTATAATTTAAAAGAAATTTTAAATTATAAATCGGATGATTGTTTTGCAAGAAATAGTTTACAAGATTATTTATTATTTAAAAATACTGAATTACAAAATTCAACTATAACTGAATCTTTTCGTGTTATTTTAAAAGAATTTAATGGTTTAATTTTAAATTTAGAATTATTTTTAATAACTGACGATTTAGAAGAAAATTATCTTAATTTAACTATAAATTATTAATATAAATAAATTTTATTATGAAAAAGATTTTTATTAAAAATAATACAATAGGTTTTAGACTATCTTTAGCTTCTCCAAATTTAATTATTAAATGGTCTTTAAAATATATAAAAAATAATTTTATTTTAGGAGAAGTTATTGAACCGTTTACAATAAATTTTAAAACTGGCTATCCTGAATCTAATGGTTTATTTTGTGAACGTATTTTTGGACCTTTACTTTCTTGGAAATGTAGATGTGGAATTAATTTTACATTTTTACAAAAACTTAATAATACAAATACTTTTTGTAATTTTTGTGGGATAGAAATAAATACAAATCAAAGTAGACGTTGAAGAATGGGTTTTATTAATTTAGCTACTCCTATAGCACATAAATGGTATATTAAAGATATTTTATCATTTTTTTTACATATACCAGTAAATGAATTAAAAGTTTTAATTTATTATAAAATTTTTACTTTATTTTTTTCTAAAAAAAAACAAAAATCTTTTAATTTTAATTGAATTTTTTCTAAATTACTTTTTATTTCTGAATGGTTTAAACAAATTTTAAAAGAATGTAATTTATTGAATGAGCTTTTATTTTGTAAAGAAATTTATTATGAATTATATTTTTATCATAATAATCTTAAAAAAAAGCTTTTAAAAAAATTAGCAATATTACATTTATTCTTATTAAATAATATTAAACCAGAATGATTGTTTCTAACAGTTCTTCCTGTAATTCCAGCTGGTATACGTCCTTTAGTTAAATTAAAACAAAATTTATTTGTTTCTTCTTTAATTAATAATTTATATAAAATTATTATTTTAAGAAATAATAGATTAAAAAGATGAAAAATTTTACGTCATTCTGTACCATTCTTTTTTGAATTAATTGATAAACAATTACTACAACGTTCTATTGATGATTTATTAAATATAAAAACTAAACCTTCAACGCCAAGTTGTTTTGCTTTACAAGGAAAAAAGGGAAAATTTAGACAATATATTTTAGGAAAAAGAATTGATTTTTCTGGTAGATCTGTTATACTTCCTGGGTCTGATTTAATTTATAGATCTATAGGACTTTCATTAATTCTTAGTTTAGAATTATTTAAACCAGTGATTTTAAATTTTTTAAAAAAAGATACATCTATATTAACTTTATTAAGAGCTTCTTATATAACTCAATATAATCCTATTCTTTTAAAACGAATATTAAAATTTTTAGTTACTAAAGAAGTTGTTTTATTAAATAGAGCTCCTACTTTACATAGAATGAATATTCAAGCATTTAAACCTTATTTAATAGAATCAGAAGGTATTAGATTATATCCTATTGGTTGTACAAGTTTTAATGCTGATTTTGATGGAGATCAAATGGGATTATTTTTAATTATATCTAAGATTGCTAAACAAGAAGCTAAAAAATTAATATCTTTTGATAAAAATATTTTTTCTCCAACTTATTTAAGAAATATGTTTAAATTATCTCAAAGTATAATCTTAGGAATTTCTACTTTATTAAATTTAAATGGTATATTTTTATATAATACTATTATTTTTTCTAATTTATATGATGTATTAAGTAGTTTCTTTTTTAATCTTATTAAATTAGATAAACCTATTTGGATAAGATGTTTAGAAAAGAATTCAAATACAAATATTATATTTAAAAAATATATTTTAAGTACTTTGGGAAGAATATTATTACAATATTATTTATATTTATTTAATTAAAAATGTATATTAATAACTTACAATTAGAACAACGTATAATTCAAAAATTAAGTTTAGCTGTTAGTTCAAAATTAATTCAAGAATTAATATTCTTAGGATTTGAATATGCTTTACAAAATCCAATTAATTTAAATTTAGAAGATTTTAATAGTTATTTTTATTTATCTCCATTATTAAGAAAGAATGAATATTTAAGATTAAATTTTCAATTTAAAGATATTTTTAGCTCATATAAAAATTTAAATATTTTAAAAAAAATAAATAGTAAAAAAATATACAAACAATTTTTCCATTTACTTACTCACTATAAACTTACTAATCCTTTTTATTCTTCACTTCATATAATGATGAATACCGGTGCTAAAGCTAATTGAAATCAAATAAGACAATTAATAGGTTTACGAGGGTTTTTAATGAATGCTAGAGGATTTTTATTTAAAATACCTATTATGCAAAGTTTTAATAAAGGATTAAAAGCTTATGAATATTTTATTTCATGTTATGGTGCAAGAAAAGGAATTTTAGATACATCATTAAAAACAGCAAATGCTGGTTATTTAACTAGACGTTTAGTAGAGTCTATTCAAGAATCAACAATAAAAGAATATAGTTGTGGTACAACAAATTTTTTTACATTTAAATGAAATATATCTTATAAAGGTTTTTTAGATTTACCTTTTTATTTATTATTATATGGTAAAACTATTCAAAATAATTTTAAAAATATTTTAACAGGTAAACAAATTTTTTTACAAGGTTTTTTTATAAATACAACTATATTTAATAAATTAAAAATATTACTATCTTTTAATAAAAATTTAAAACTTTCTTTAAATTCGATTAAATTATGTTTAAGTGGTAGAACATTTTGTTCTAAATGTTTTGGATTTTCTTTTTCTCAAAAAACATTTTTAAGTCAAGGGGTAGGAGTTTTAATAGGAGAATCTATAGGAGAGCCTGTAACTCAAATGACATTAAGAACTTTTCATACAGGAGGTATTTCATCTATTTCTTTACAAACACAATTTTTTTTAAAAAATAATTTATTGAATACTTTTTTATTATATAAAAAAAGAAATTTTAAAATATGTAAAAAAATAAAGTTTCTTATTAATTATAATTTATTATCATTAAAATATTTAAATCTTGAATATAATAAAAATTTTTCTATAGTACTTAATATATCTAAGAAACAAAATAATATTTTTAAAATAAAATTTTATTCTTTATATAATAAATATAATTTAAATAAAATTATTTCTTATTTTTTAAAATATAAATTTTTATATTTATTCTATCTTAAATCTACAGCTATTTATTCTTTTAAATTTCCTTTTTATTTTCTATTAATAAAATTTTTATATCAAAGAAATTTTTATTTTTCATCAACTTTAATATTAAATAGAACTAAAAATGATCTTTTATTCGGTGAAGTTTTATTTAAAAATAGTTTACAATATATAGTTTTAAATAATTTTAAAAAATGAATTATTTTATGTTTACAAAAAACTATAATTTTAAATAAATGTATTTTTTATTATCCTATTAATATAAATAATATAGGATTACTTTGTAGAACTTCATTTAATTATAGATATAATAAATTTTTTATAAAAAATTATAAAGTTTTAAATTTTACTTCTAAAAAATATTTAAATAAAAAAATTAATAATTTTTTTCTTTCAATTTATATTAATTATAATTTTAAAAATAAATTTTTACTTTTAAAAAGAAATTCTAAATTTAGATTAAATAAAGAGATAATTAATTTATTTGGTAAAAATTTAAAATTAATTATGGTAGTGGATTCATTTAATATACAATTATAAAAATTTAAAATGATTAAAAAATTAAATATTAAAAAAGGAAAAACTAAATTAAATTATAATAATAATAATAATAAAATAAATTTCAAATTACAATATACTTGTGATTTTATATCTTTTTATAAAAATTCTTTAAATTTTTCTTTTACAAAAAAAAATTCTTCAAATAAATATTTACAAATAATTAATTTTTTATATTATTATAAATTTTATAATATAGATAAAAATTTAAAAATAAATAAAATTTGAAATATTTATGATATAGAATCTTTTTCTACAAAAAAATTTATTTTTTTTAATACTTTAAAAACATTAATACAAAAGAATTATTTTCTTATAGATTCTTTTAAATCAAAATTTTTATTTATAACTATAAATTCTTTTAAAAATTTATATTTTTATAATAATACTTTAATAAATAAAAATTGTTTTAATAAGCTATTTCATAAAAATATTTATAATTTTACTTATTTAAATTTTTTTCCATTTTTTTCTAGAAAAAATCAATCACCTAAATTTAAAAAATTAATAATTTTATATAAAAAATATTTATTATCAACATTTGCTTGAATTTGTAATAAAAATTGAAAATATTCTAGAACTTTTTTTAAAAATTTTTTCTTTAAAATTAAAAATCTTTATTTAAATATTAATACAAAAGTTAAAGATATTACTTTTAATCTAATACATTTAGATAATATTTTTGAAACTAAAATTTATTCACATATTCATTTAATTTCAAATAAAACCGGTATTCTAATAAAAAATTATTTTTTATATGAAGAAAATACTTTAAATTTTATATGAACTTGTAGTTTATTTACTCTAAAATATAAAAAAATCTTTTTATATTCATTAATTTATCAAAAAACTTTTTATGAACAAAAATATTCTATTATTTGAGGAAATATTATTTTAACTAATGGGATTTACTCACCTAATATTTTTATTCTTAAATTATTTTCAAATTATTTAGAATATTATTCACAATATAAAGCTGCTAAATTAGCTTATTTATATACTTATTATATTATTGTTGAATCTTTAATTAAACAATATTATTATAATGGTGTCATTTTACCTAGTTTATATTTTGAATTATTAGCAAAGAAAATGACAAATTTTGTTAAAATAATTTCTTCTGGAGAGATAATGTTAACTGAAGATAATATTATTTCTTTTAATTTTATCACAACTTTAAATTATGTTTATAGTTTCTTTGGATACCCACAAATTATTTATAAACCTATAATTCTAGGTATAAGTAAAAGTATTTTAGCTTCTTCAGGATTTTTAGCAACTATTAGTTTTCAAGAAACTTTTAAAAGTTTAATTAAATTTACTTTTAAAAATACAATTAACTGGTTAACAGATTTAAAATCTAAAATTATTGCAACCGATTTAAATATTATAGGAACTGGCTGGTATAGATATTTTAATTAATTTAATTAATATTATTTTAACTACAAAAATGATTCTATTAAAATTAAATTCATTAATAACTACTCCTATTTATATAGGATCTACTGTATATAGAAAAAAAAAATTTACAAATTATATTTATAAAAAATATAATAATAAATATATTTTTAATATTTTTTTAATTTTAAAATATTTAAGTAAAGCTTATTTATATTTATATATATTAAGTAAATATAATAGATCTTTACTATTTGTAAATTTTTCAATTAAAAATTTTAATTTAATAAAATCTTTAGCTAATCTTACAAATAATTTTTATATTAATTTTTTTTATAAAATTGATTTTCTTTTTAATTGAATAATGTTTAAAAATAAATTAATTTTATTAAAATGATTAAAACAATTATATACACTTTATTTAAAATATTTATTTATGTATTTACCTTATAATTTATTAATCAAATTATATTTAATATATATAAATATTTCTAAAAAACTTGATGGTGTAGAATATATGCAAAA
It encodes:
- a CDS encoding putative RNA polymerase C2 (encoded by transcript BESB_086320) — encoded protein: MYINNLQLEQRIIQKLSLAVSSKLIQELIFLGFEYALQNPINLNLEDFNSYFYLSPLLRKNEYLRLNFQFKDIFSSYKNLNILKKINSKKIYKQFFHLLTHYKLTNPFYSSLHIMMNTGAKANWNQIRQLIGLRGFLMNARGFLFKIPIMQSFNKGLKAYEYFISCYGARKGILDTSLKTANAGYLTRRLVESIQESTIKEYSCGTTNFFTFKWNISYKGFLDLPFYLLLYGKTIQNNFKNILTGKQIFLQGFFINTTIFNKLKILLSFNKNLKLSLNSIKLCLSGRTFCSKCFGFSFSQKTFLSQGVGVLIGESIGEPVTQMTLRTFHTGGISSISLQTQFFLKNNLLNTFLLYKKRNFKICKKIKFLINYNLLSLKYLNLEYNKNFSIVLNISKKQNNIFKIKFYSLYNKYNLNKIISYFLKYKFLYLFYLKSTAIYSFKFPFYFLLIKFLYQRNFYFSSTLILNRTKNDLLFGEVLFKNSLQYIVLNNFKKWIILCLQKTIILNKCIFYYPININNIGLLCRTSFNYRYNKFFIKNYKVLNFTSKKYLNKKINNFFLSIYINYNFKNKFLLLKRNSKFRLNKEIINLFGKNLKLIMVVDSFNIQL
- a CDS encoding hypothetical protein (encoded by transcript BESB_086330) encodes the protein MIKKLNIKKGKTKLNYNNNNNKINFKLQYTCDFISFYKNSLNFSFTKKNSSNKYLQIINFLYYYKFYNIDKNLKINKIWNIYDIESFSTKKFIFFNTLKTLIQKNYFLIDSFKSKFLFITINSFKNLYFYNNTLINKNCFNKLFHKNIYNFTYLNFFPFFSRKNQSPKFKKLIILYKKYLLSTFAWICNKNWKYSRTFFKNFFFKIKNLYLNINTKVKDITFNLIHLDNIFETKIYSHIHLISNKTGILIKNYFLYEENTLNFIWTCSLFTLKYKKIFLYSLIYQKTFYEQKYSIIWGNIILTNGIYSPNIFILKLFSNYLEYYSQYKAAKLAYLYTYYIIVESLIKQYYYNGVILPSLYFELLAKKMTNFVKIISSGEIMLTEDNIISFNFITTLNYVYSFFGYPQIIYKPIILGISKSILASSGFLATISFQETFKSLIKFTFKNTINWLTDLKSKIIATDLNIIGTGWYRYFN
- a CDS encoding putative ribosomal protein S2 (encoded by transcript BESB_086340): MILLKLNSLITTPIYIGSTVYRKKKFTNYIYKKYNNKYIFNIFLILKYLSKAYLYLYILSKYNRSLLFVNFSIKNFNLIKSLANLTNNFYINFFYKIDFLFNWIMFKNKLILLKWLKQLYTLYLKYLFMYLPYNLLIKLYLIYINISKKLDGVEYMQKLPENIFICGYNYNNLYKNLNLKNFLIISIIDINNENMLKNISIKILGNSQNYLAIKFIFNILLTALLHGSLFNK